The Elephas maximus indicus isolate mEleMax1 chromosome 19, mEleMax1 primary haplotype, whole genome shotgun sequence genome contains a region encoding:
- the CDC42EP4 gene encoding cdc42 effector protein 4 gives MPILKQLVSSSVHSKRRSRVDLTAEMISAPLGDFRHTMHVGRAGDAFGDTSFLNSKAGEPDGQSVDEQPSASSSKRSLLSRKFRGSKRSQSVTRGDREQRDMLDSLRDSALFVKNAMSLPQLNEKEAAEKGSSKLPKSLSSSPVKKGSTGEGDVEEQGAGEGLPRRNGAEGPHSPDPLLDEQAFGDLTDLPVVPKASYGLKHAESIMSFHIDLGPSMLGDVLSIMDKDEWEPEEDGGYHGDEGPSSLSAQAPLPASVAPPLARQEGKAGADSSSLRSHTLEDEGWAAAAPSPGSARSMASHTTRDSSSLSSCTSGVLEERSPAFRGPDRARATLLRQPDKEFSFMDEEEEDEIRV, from the coding sequence ATGCCGATCCTCAAGCAGCTAGTGTCCAGCTCAGTGCACTCCAAGCGCCGCTCCCGCGTGGACCTCACAGCCGAGATGATCAGCGCCCCCCTGGGTGACTTCCGCCACACCATGCACGTGGGCCGCGCTGGAGATGCCTTCGGGGACACCTCCTTCCTCAACAGCAAGGCCGGCGAGCCAGACGGCCAGTCTGTGGACGAGCAGCCCTCCGCCTCGTCTTCCAAACGCAGCCTCCTGTCTCGGAAGTTCCGGGGCAGCAAGCGGTCACAGTCGGTGACCAGGGGTGACCGGGAGCAGAGGGACATGCTGGACTCTCTTCGGGACTCCGCCCTCTTCGTCAAGAATGCCATGTCCCTTCCCCAGCTGAACGAGAAGGAGGCCGCAGAGAAGGGCTCTAGCAAGTTGCCCAAGAGCCTGTCGTCCAGCCCTGTGAAGAAGGGGAGCACTGGGGAGGGCGACGTGGAGGAGCAGGGTGCCGGAGAGGGGCTGCCCCGCCGTAACGGGGCCGAGGGCCCCCACTCTCCTGACCCCCTTCTAGATGAGCAGGCCTTCGGGGACCTGACGGACCTGCCGGTGGTGCCCAAGGCCAGCTACGGGCTGAAGCACGCCGAGTCCATCATGTCCTTCCACATCGACCTGGGGCCCTCCATGCTGGGTGACGTGCTCAGCATAATGGACAAGGACGAGTGGGAGCCTGAGGAGGATGGAGGTTACCACGGCGACGAGGGCCCTAGCAGTCTCTCTGCCCAAGCTCCCCTTCCTGCCTCAGTGGCCCCTCCACTGGCCAGGCAGGAAGGCAAGGCTGGGGCGGACTCTTCCTCACTGCGCTCCCACACTCTGGAGGATGAGGGGTGGGCGGCGGCAGCCCCCAGCCCGGGCTCGGCCCGCAGCATGGCCAGCCACACCACGCGGGACAGCAGCTCCCTGTCCAGCTGCACCTCAGGGGTCCTGGAGGAGCGCAGCCCAGCCTTCCGGGGGCCGGACAGGGCCCGGGCCACCCTCCTGAGGCAGCCCGACAAGGAGTTCTCCTTCATGGACGAGGAGGAGGAAGACGAGATCCGTGTGTGA